A single region of the Vicia villosa cultivar HV-30 ecotype Madison, WI linkage group LG4, Vvil1.0, whole genome shotgun sequence genome encodes:
- the LOC131594422 gene encoding pentatricopeptide repeat-containing protein At1g62910-like — MSFLRSSGKINQALHFHDDVIANGFQLDHVSYGTLIDGLCKIGETKAALQVLKKIEGSSVKPNVIMYNTIIDSFGKDKLVNDAFDLYSEMIVKGISPDVITYSTLMNSLCIVGQLKEAIGLLNEMSLKNISPNVRTFSTLINGFCKEGEVEKARSVLAVMIKQGVKPNVITCTTLMDGYFLVKKVNKAKHIFNSFVRRGVEPNTHSFTVMIDGLCKSRMVDEAVNLFKEMHLKNMAPNTVTYSSLIDGICKSGRISDVWDLIDEMHDRGQPANAITYNSLLDVLCKNHKVDEAIALLTKIKDQGIHPDKYTYTILVDGLCKNGRLKDAEKVFHELLIKGYHLDAKMYNVMVNGLCKERLFDEAFSLMSLMEDNNCTPNFVTYEILVRALFENGKNDKAVKVLHEMIAKGLLQH, encoded by the exons ATGTCATTTTTGAGATCAAG TGGCAAGATTAACCAAGCACTTCACTTTCACGACGATGTTATAGCCAACGGGTTTCAACTTGATCATGTTAGTTATGGGACGTTGATCGACGGTTTATGTAAAATAGGAGAAACAAAAGCTGCTTTGCAAGTTCTTAAAAAGATTGAAGGGTCGTCGGTTAAGCCTAACGTGATAATGTACAACACAATCATTGATAGTTTCGGAAAGGATAAACTTGTGAATGATGCTTTTGATTTATATTCTGAAATGATTGTCAAAGGAATCTCTCCTGATGTTATCACTTATAGTACTTTAATGAATAGCCTTTGCATTGTCGGTCAATTGAAAGAAGCAATTGGTTTGTTAAATGAAATGTCGTTGAAAAATATCAGCCCCAATGTTCGTACTTTCAGTACATTGATCAATGGTTTTTGTAAGGAAGGGGAGGTGGAAAAAGCTAGAAGTGTGTTGGCTGTTATGATAAAACAAGGCGTGAAACCTAATGTTATTACTTGTACTACTTTGATGGATGGATACTTCTTGGTTAAAAAGGTGAACAAGGCTAAacacatattcaactcttttgttCGAAGAGGAGTGGAACCAAATACTCATAGTTTCACTGTCATGATAGATGGATTATGTAAGAGTAGAATGGTGGATGAAGCTGTGAATCTCTTCAAAGAAATGCATTTGAAAAACATGGCTCCTAACACTGTAACATACAGTTCCCTTATTGATGGAATTTGTAAATCGGGGAGAATCTCTGATGTTTGGGATCTCATAGATGAGATGCACGACAGAGGCCAACCTGCTAATGCGATCACTTATAATTCTTTATTGGATGTTTTGTGCAAAAACCATAAGGTTGACGAGGCAATTGCATTATTAACGAAGATCAAAGACCAAGGGATTCATCCGGACAAGTATACATACACTATACTTGTTGATGGACTATGCAAAAATGGAAGACTTAAGGATGCAGAGAAGGTTTTTCACGAGCTTCTGATTAAGGGTTATCATTTAGATGCTAAAATGTACAATGTGATGGTTAATGGACTCTGTAAAGAGCGCTTGTTTGATGAAGCATTTTCCTTAATGTCGCTAATGGAAGACAACAATTGCACACCTAATTTTGTAACTTACGAAATTCTTGTTCGTGCTTTGTTTGAAAATGGAAAGAATGATAAGGCGGTGAAAGTTCTTCATGAAATGATTGCTAAAGGTCTACTACAACATTAA
- the LOC131594421 gene encoding pentatricopeptide repeat-containing protein At1g62930, chloroplastic-like produces MSLLRSRYVLTLPSSNLFLVRFFSHNHNLVTVDDAVSSFNRMLKTNPTPPIFKFGKILGSLVKIKHYKTAISLFQQMELYRIPTDIVNLSILINCYCHLHQLNFAFSVFANILKLGYHPNTITINTLIRGLCNIGKIKEALHFHDDVRANGFQLDHFSYGTLIGGLCKIGETKVALQVLKKIEGSLVKPDVVMYNTIIDSFGKDKLVKDAFDLYSEMIVKGISPDIITYSTLVNSLCIVGQLKEAVALLNEMSLKNISPDVRTFNTLIDGFCKEGEVEKARSVLAVMIKQGVKPDVITYNSLMDGYFLVKEVNKAKHAFNSFVRRGVKPNIQSYNVMIDGLCKSRMVNEAVNLFKEMHLKNMAPNTITYNSLIDGLCKSGRISDVWDLIDEMHDRGQPANVITYNSLLDALCKNHKVEEAIALLKKIKDQGILPSMYTYTILVDGLCKNGRLKDAHKVFRNLLIKGYHLDTKMYTVMVNGLCKERLFDEAFSLMSLMEDNNCTPNFVTYEILVRALFENGKNDKAVKVLHEMIAKGLLQH; encoded by the coding sequence ATGTCATTGTTGAGATCAAGGTACGTTCTCACTCTTCCTTCTTCCAACTTGTTTCTTGTTCGATTCTTCTCTCACAATCACAATCTTGTTACTGTTGATGATGCTGTTTCCTCATTCAACCGCATGCTCAAAACAAACCCTACCCCTCCCATCTTCAAATTCGGTAAGATTTTAGGTTCTCTTGTTAAGATCAAACATTACAAAACTGCTATTTCCCTTTTTCAACAAATGGAACTTTATCGAATTCCAACCGACATTGTTAATTTGAGCATCTTGATTAACTGTTACTGCCACCTTCATCAACTCAATTTTGCATTTTCTGTATTCGCCAACATTCTCAAGCTAGGTTATCATCCAAATACTATAACAATTAATACACTTATCAGAGGTCTCTGTAACATTGGAAAAATTAAAGAAGCACTTCACTTTCACGATGACGTTAGAGCGAACGGGTTTCAACTTGATCATTTTAGCTATGGGACGTTGATCGGTGGTTTATGTAAAATAGGAGAAACAAAAGTTGCTTTGCAGGTTCTTAAAAAGATTGAAGGGTCCTTAGTTAAGCCTGACGTGGTAATGTACAACACAATCATTGATAGTTTCGGAAAGGATAAACTTGTCAAAGATGCTTTTGATTTATATTCTGAAATGATTGTCAAAGGAATTTCTCCTGATATTATCACTTATAGTACTTTAGTGAATAGCCTTTGTATTGTCGGTCAATTGAAAGAAGCAGTTGCTTTGTTAAATGAAATGTCGTTGAAAAATATTAGCCCAGATGTTAGGACTTTCAATACATTGATTGATGGTTTTTGTAAGGAAGGAGAGGTGGAAAAAGCTAGAAGTGTGTTGGCTGTTATGATAAAACAAGGCGTGAAACCTGATGTTATTACTTATAATTCTTTGATGGATGGATATTTCTTGGTTAAAGAAGTGAACAAGGCTAAACACGCATTCAACTCTTTTGTTCGAAGAGGAGTGAAACCTAATATTCAAAGCTACAATGTTATGATAGATGGTTTATGTAAGAGTAGAATGGTGAATGAAGCTGTGAATCTCTTCAAAGAAATGCATTTGAAAAACATGGCTCCTAACACTATAACATACAATTCCCTTATTGACGGACTTTGTAAATCGGGGAGAATCTCTGATGTTTGGGATCTCATAGATGAGATGCATGACAGAGGCCAACCTGCTAATGTGATCACTTATAATTCTTTATTGGATGCTTTGTGCAAAAACCATAAGGTTGAAGAGGCAATTGCATTATTAAAGAAGATCAAAGACCAAGGGATTCTTCCGAGCATGTATACATACACTATACTTGTTGATGGACTATGCAAAAATGGAAGACTTAAGGATGCACATAAGGTTTTTCGCAATCTTTTGATTAAGGGCTATCATTTAGATACTAAAATGTATACTGTGATGGTTAATGGACTCTGTAAAGAGCGCTTGTTTGATGAAGCATTTTCCTTAATGTCGCTAATGGAAGACAACAATTGCACACCTAATTTTGTAACTTACGAAATTCTTGTTCGTGCTTTGTTTGAAAATGGAAAGAATGATAAGGCGGTGAAAGTTCTTCATGAAATGATTGCTAAAGGTCTACTACAACATTAA
- the LOC131596748 gene encoding pentatricopeptide repeat-containing protein At1g62930, chloroplastic-like codes for MKSRHEIKKVANILKLGFHPDTITINTLIRGLCNSGKINKALHFHDDVIANGFQLDHVSYGTLIDGLCKIGETKAALQVLKKIEGSSVKSDVIMYSTIIDSFGKDKLVNDAFDLYSEMIVKGISPNVITYNTLVNTLCIVGQLKEAVGLLNEMSLKSISPNVRTFNTLIDGFCKEGEVEKNRSVVAVMIKQGVKPNVITYNSLMDGYFLVKEVNTAKHIFNSFVRRGVEPNTQSYNVMIDGLCKSRMVDEAVNLFKEMHLKNMAPDTITYNSLIDGLCKSGRISDVWDLIDEMHDRGQPANVITYNSLLDALFKNHKVEEAISLLKKIKDQGILPDKYTYTVLVDGLCKNGRLQDAQKVFRELLIKGYRLDAKMYTVMVNGLCKERLFDEAFSLLSLMEDNNCTPDVVTYEILVRALSENGKNDKAVKLLREMIAKGLLQE; via the coding sequence ATGAAAAGCAGGCATGAAATTAAAAAGGTAGCTAACATCCTCAAGCTAGGTTTTCACCCTGATACAATAACAATTAATACACTTATCAGAGGTCTCTGTAACAGTGGCAAGATTAACAAAGCACTTCACTTTCACGACGATGTTATAGCCAACGGGTTTCAACTTGATCATGTTAGTTATGGGACGTTGATCGACGGTTTATGTAAAATAGGAGAAACAAAAGCTGCTTTGCAAGTTCTTAAGAAGATTGAAGGGTCGTCGGTTAAGTCTGACGTGATAATGTACAGCACAATCATTGATAGTTTCGGAAAGGATAAACTTGTGAATGATGCTTTTGATTTATATTCTGAAATGATTGTCAAAGGAATTTCTCCTAATGTTATCACTTATAATACTTTAGTGAATACCCTCTGCATTGTCGGTCAATTGAAAGAAGCAGTTGGTTTGTTAAATGAAATGTCCTTGAAAAGTATTAGCCCGAATGTTCGTACTTTTAATACACTTATTGATGGTTTTTGTAAGGAAGGAGAGGTGGAAAAAAACAGAAGTGTGGTGGCTGTTATGATTAAACAAGGCGTAAAACCTAATGTTATTACTTATAATTCTTTGATGGATGGATATTTCTTGGTTAAAGAAGTGAACACGGCTAAacacatattcaactcttttgttCGAAGAGGAGTGGAACCTAATACTCAGAGTTACAATGTCATGATTGATGGATTATGTAAGAGTAGAATGGTGGATGAAGCTGTAAATCTCTTCAAAGAAATGCATTTGAAAAACATGGCTCCTGATACTATAACATACAATTCCCTTATTGATGGACTTTGTAAATCGGGGAGAATCTCTGATGTTTGGGATCTCATAGATGAGATGCATGACAGAGGTCAACCTGCTAATGTGATCACTTATAATTCTTTATTGGATGCTTTGTTTAAAAACCATAAGGTTGAGGAGGCAATTTCATTATTAAAGAAGATCAAAGACCAAGGGATTCTTCCGGACAAGTATACATACACTGTACTTGTTGATGGACTATGCAAAAATGGAAGACTTCAGGATGCACAAAAGGTTTTTCGCGAGCTTCTGATTAAGGGCTATCGTTTAGATGCTAAAATGTATACTGTGATGGTTAATGGACTCTGTAAAGAGCGCTTGTTTGATGAAGCATTTTCCTTATTGTCACTAATGGAAGACAACAATTGCACACCTGATGTTGTAACTTACGAAATTCTTGTTCGTGCTTTGTCTGAAAATGGAAAGAATGATAAGGCGGTGAAACTTCTTCGTGAAATGATTGCTAAAGGTCTACTACAAGAGTAA